One segment of Panicum virgatum strain AP13 chromosome 3K, P.virgatum_v5, whole genome shotgun sequence DNA contains the following:
- the LOC120698768 gene encoding non-specific lipid-transfer protein 3-like: MTMRPLVVLGLVLVVAAGVALDGADGAGECGRASADRVALRLAPCISAADDPQSTPTSSCCSAVHAIGQSPSCLCAVMLSGTARAAGIKPEVAITIPKRCNMADRPVGYKCGDYTLP; encoded by the exons atgacaatGAGGCCGCTCGTTGTGCTCGGTCTGGTCCTTGTGGTCGCAGCAGGGGTGGCGCTGGACGGCGCCGACGGCGCCGGGGAGTGCGGGAGGGCCTCCGCCGACCGGGTGGCGCTGCGGCTGGCGCCGTGCATCTCGGCGGCCGACGACCCGCAGTCGACGCCGACGAGCAGCTGCTGCTCGGCCGTGCACGCCATCGGGCAGAGCCCCAGCTGCCTCTGCGCCGTCATGCTGTCCGGCACCGCCAGGGCCGCCGGGATCAAGCCGGAGGTCGCCATTACCATCCCGAAGCGCTGCAACATGGCCGATCGCCCCGTCGGCTACAAGTGCGGAG ACTACACGCTGCCCTGA